The Osmia lignaria lignaria isolate PbOS001 chromosome 14, iyOsmLign1, whole genome shotgun sequence genome has a window encoding:
- the Nost gene encoding nostrin isoform X1: protein MEEARHAWASLKSIRKLSSLSNGNNEGNGSSTTIWYDVPVPVIIHCHEFPEARDTSNASNEQEAREEEACQTEEQVVSEEIFETGDVRETTMERMDSGEKRHRNTVELTAVSSVKTDEDGVPEIRFSFLRANGSSVVLDRSSVSEAEETVTGIGKATVTVTATATDTLDNSQDASTQNRLYDFPKSLHVADEIETEKVVESRREAEAHREQIRGTIEESRVSDTIVKERSLVDSEDTLVDEKCVTSKMSSTDGKDRYDRAKRLVRSLKYGRKRYGESDSYDAGIASMSGSYSDPECSNDTLSSNSPRWKNGRQKLQKHRFGKAWDKMRNWLRDETTRINEVVNKHARLQAVGALTGEARVPSKNSSASYDLTKASTQELGSITKVEEFGLASVSEENAIRSSEDSDITLIKTSKSSNNLRQVVGSSNDVFQEEGKEKIVPISSYSMDKLCSDTEHEEHAIVEIENNRDHARKAGLIKRRMLGSIRGLMASTHLLHVHEPEEGGQGGFEDVRRYVKQGGDFCKELASILHERAELEANYAKGLSKLSIKLTKACAKDQGGNSAGGVNEAWRCVGEEMEAAAEAHRIWGLTLGEQLAKPLRVGVAEAQGRSRKSIENSVDKAGKSLHEWRNVATKSKKQSFASARENERLQDLARLQSISQSQQSNNKSSNHHMTEKEASKLEARRRKAEDSSRRADTEFYTVSVRAERARLEYESTMRKGAKQMELLEEERLSALKDLANVYLAHLQALAPRLQQSADRLAAPVRNCNVSQDIEILKNLIRRVESNDGCNSDQLLPDFYAEHVTLAMNRERRKQALVRVLHLIRQDLDRERRGREGLETLHRAFVATPAFAADESTQNVTEKLHHMRSMLLYLEAARYKVGGTLAEVEGSKRGKHPLAEHILVSRDKQGLQQSVLKIPSWAKNESFEIQDDEDEIDVHLSKTDHDTDSRHWADRTAGDGNSENPPDEDDFSDFDEFSSHSEDNNNQDVDAAETTSKSDGTEQCRAIYQYSANLNDELSLNPGDLITVHQKQPDGWWIGECRGRTGIFPATYVQVIH from the exons ATGGAAGAGGCGAGACACGCGTGGGCGTCGCTAAAGTCGATCAGAAAATTATCGTCGTTGAGCAACGGTAATAACGAGGGTAACGGTAGCTCTACAACTATCTGGTACGACGTCCCGGTGCCCGTCATCATCCACTGCCACGAGTTTCCCGAGGCTCGCGACACATCGAACGCTTCGAACGAGCAAGAAGCGCGAGAAGAAGAAGCGTGTCAAACGGAGGAACAGGTGGTGAGCGAGGAAATATTCGAAACGGGCGACGTCCGCGAGACGACGATGGAACGCATGGACAGCGGTGAGAAACGGCACAGGAACACGGTGGAGTTGACCGCGGTCTCCTCGGTGAAAACCGACGAGGACGGGGTGCCGGAGATCAGGTTCAGTTTCCTCCGAGCGAACGGCTCATCCGTGGTGCTCGATCGGTCCTCCGTCAGCGAGGCCGAGGAAACTGTTACGGGTATCGGTAAGGCCACGGTCACGGTCACGGCCACGGCCACCGACACGCTCGACAACAGTCAAGACGCGTCCACGCAAAATCGGCTGTACGACTTTCCTAAGAGTTTACACGTGGCCGACGAAATCGAAACCGAGAAAGTCGTAGAAAGTCGGCGCGAGGCAGAAGCGCACCGCGAACAGATTCGCGGGACGATCGAGGAATCGCGCGTGTCCGATACGATCGTGAAGGAGCGGAGTCTAGTCGATTCGGAGGACACTTTGGTCGACGAGAAATGCGTTACCAGTAAAATGAGTTCGACCGATGGAAAGGATAGATACGATCGAGCTAAACGATTGGTGAGGTCGTTGAAGTACGGACGAAAACGGTACGGGGAGTCGGATAGCTACGACGCGGGAATCGCCTCCATGTCGGGATCTTATTCCGATCCTGAATGCTCCAACGACACCCTCTCGAGTAACTCACCGAGATGGAAGAACGGACGTCAGAAG TTGCAGAAACACCGATTTGGGAAAGCATGGGATAAAATGAGAAATTGGTTACGGGACGAGACGACGAGGATCAACGAGGTGGTGAACAAGCACGCCAGGTTGCAGGCTGTCGGTGCTTTAACCGGAGAAGCTCGTGTTCCCTCGAAGAATAGCAGCGCGTCTTACGATCTGACCAAAGCCAGTACTCAAGAACTCGGATCGATCACTAAGGTGGAGGAGTTCGGTTTGGCATCGGTCTCGGAAGAGAACGCGATACGTTCGTCGGAAGATAGTGATATTACTTTGATAAAGACGAGCAAGAGTTCGAATAATTTAAGACAAGTTGTTGGTAGTTCGAACGACGTCTTCCAAGAGGAGGGGAAAGAGAAAATTGTTCCGATTTCCTCTTACAGTATGGACAAACTGTGCTCCGATACGGAACACGAAGAGCACGCGATCGTAGAGATCGAGAACAACAGGGATCATGCTCGGAAAGCAGGTCTGATTAAGAGGAGAATGCTGGGGTCAATCAGAGGGTTAATGGCCTCTACTCATCTACTGCACGTTCACGAGCCCGAAGAG GGTGGACAAGGCGGTTTCGAGGATGTTCGACGGTACGTGAAACAAGGCGGGGATTTCTGCAAGGAATTGGCGTCGATACTTCACGAAAG AGCGGAACTGGAAGCTAATTATGCCAAAGGGCTCAGCAAACTGAGCATTAAATTAACGAAGGCGTGCGCGAAGGATCAAG GTGGTAACAGCGCCGGAGGTGTGAACGAGGCATGGAGATGCGTCGGCGAGGAGATGGAAGCTGCTGCGGAAGCCCACAGGATCTGGGGATTAACGCTCGGCGAGCAACTTGCCAAACCCCTGCGA GTGGGCGTAGCAGAGGCTCAAGGACGCTCGAGGAAATCCATCGAGAATTCCGTTGACAAGGCGGGGAAAAGTCTTCACGAGTGGCGAAATGTCGCGACGAAAAGTAAGAAACAAAGTTTCGCTAGCGCGAGAGAAAACGAGAGGTTGCAGGATCTGGCTCGGTTACAATCGATCAGCCAGAGCCAGCAGAGCAACAACAAATCCTCGAACCATCATATGACGGAGAAGGAGGCGAGCAAACTCGAGGCGAGGAGGAGAAAGGCCGAGGACTCGTCTCGTAGGGCGGATACCGAGTTTTACACGGTGAGCGTGAGAGCCGAGAGAGCCAGGCTCGAATACGAAAGTACCATGAGGAAGGGGGCTAAACAAATGGAACTCCTCGAGGAAGAACGACTGAGCGCTCTAAAAGATTTAGCCAACGTTTATCTGGCTCACCTGCAAGCTCTGGCTCCCCGTCTGCAacag AGTGCAGACCGTTTGGCAGCTCCAGTACGCAACTGCAACGTGTCTCAAGACATTGAGATCCTGAAGAATCTTATTCGCAGAGTAGAGAGCAACGACGGATGCAATTCCGATCAATTGCTCCCTGATTTCTACGCCGAGCACGTTACCCTAGCGATGAACAGAGAGCGTCGAAAGCAGGCGTTAGTAAGAGTTCTTCATCTAATCAGGCAGGACTTGGATCGCGAAAGACGCGGCAGAGAGGGCCTGGAAACTCTCCACAGAGCTTTCGTCGCGACACCGGCATTCGCGGCTGACGAAAGCACGCAGAATGTCACGGAGAAACTACATCAT ATGCGATCCATGTTGTTGTATCTAGAAGCGGCGAGGTACAAAGTTGGAGGCACCTTGGCGGAAGTGGAAGGTAGTAAACGCGGTAAACATCCGTTAGCCGAGCACATTTTGGTTTCCAGGGATAAACAGGGTCTGCAACAAAGTGTCCTTAAA ATTCCTTCGTGGGCAAAGAACGAATCGTTCGAGATTCAAGACGACGAGGACGAGATAGATGTTCATTTGTCGAAAACAGATCACGACACTGACAGCCGTCACTGGGCCGATCGAACGGCCGGGGACGGAAACTCCGAGAACCCACCCGATGAAGATGACTTCAGCGACTTCGACGAGTTCAGCAGTCATTCCGAGGACAATAACAATCAAGACGTGGACGCTGCCGAAACGACGAGCAAATCTGATGGAACGGAACAGTGTAGGGCGATCTATCAGTACTCGGCGAACTTGAACGACGAGCTTAGCTTGAACCCCGGAGACTTGATAACGGTGCATCAGAAGCAACCGGATGGTTGGTGGATAGGCGAGTGTAGAGGACGAACTGGAATATTTCCCGCCACCTACGTTCAAGTTATTCACTGA
- the Nost gene encoding nostrin isoform X2 yields MEEARHAWASLKSIRKLSSLSNGNNEGNGSSTTIWYDVPVPVIIHCHEFPEARDTSNASNEQEAREEEACQTEEQVVSEEIFETGDVRETTMERMDSGEKRHRNTVELTAVSSVKTDEDGVPEIRFSFLRANGSSVVLDRSSVSEAEETVTGIGKATVTVTATATDTLDNSQDASTQNRLYDFPKSLHVADEIETEKVVESRREAEAHREQIRGTIEESRVSDTIVKERSLVDSEDTLVDEKCVTSKMSSTDGKDRYDRAKRLVRSLKYGRKRYGESDSYDAGIASMSGSYSDPECSNDTLSSNSPRWKNGRQKKHRFGKAWDKMRNWLRDETTRINEVVNKHARLQAVGALTGEARVPSKNSSASYDLTKASTQELGSITKVEEFGLASVSEENAIRSSEDSDITLIKTSKSSNNLRQVVGSSNDVFQEEGKEKIVPISSYSMDKLCSDTEHEEHAIVEIENNRDHARKAGLIKRRMLGSIRGLMASTHLLHVHEPEEGGQGGFEDVRRYVKQGGDFCKELASILHERAELEANYAKGLSKLSIKLTKACAKDQGGNSAGGVNEAWRCVGEEMEAAAEAHRIWGLTLGEQLAKPLRVGVAEAQGRSRKSIENSVDKAGKSLHEWRNVATKSKKQSFASARENERLQDLARLQSISQSQQSNNKSSNHHMTEKEASKLEARRRKAEDSSRRADTEFYTVSVRAERARLEYESTMRKGAKQMELLEEERLSALKDLANVYLAHLQALAPRLQQSADRLAAPVRNCNVSQDIEILKNLIRRVESNDGCNSDQLLPDFYAEHVTLAMNRERRKQALVRVLHLIRQDLDRERRGREGLETLHRAFVATPAFAADESTQNVTEKLHHMRSMLLYLEAARYKVGGTLAEVEGSKRGKHPLAEHILVSRDKQGLQQSVLKIPSWAKNESFEIQDDEDEIDVHLSKTDHDTDSRHWADRTAGDGNSENPPDEDDFSDFDEFSSHSEDNNNQDVDAAETTSKSDGTEQCRAIYQYSANLNDELSLNPGDLITVHQKQPDGWWIGECRGRTGIFPATYVQVIH; encoded by the exons ATGGAAGAGGCGAGACACGCGTGGGCGTCGCTAAAGTCGATCAGAAAATTATCGTCGTTGAGCAACGGTAATAACGAGGGTAACGGTAGCTCTACAACTATCTGGTACGACGTCCCGGTGCCCGTCATCATCCACTGCCACGAGTTTCCCGAGGCTCGCGACACATCGAACGCTTCGAACGAGCAAGAAGCGCGAGAAGAAGAAGCGTGTCAAACGGAGGAACAGGTGGTGAGCGAGGAAATATTCGAAACGGGCGACGTCCGCGAGACGACGATGGAACGCATGGACAGCGGTGAGAAACGGCACAGGAACACGGTGGAGTTGACCGCGGTCTCCTCGGTGAAAACCGACGAGGACGGGGTGCCGGAGATCAGGTTCAGTTTCCTCCGAGCGAACGGCTCATCCGTGGTGCTCGATCGGTCCTCCGTCAGCGAGGCCGAGGAAACTGTTACGGGTATCGGTAAGGCCACGGTCACGGTCACGGCCACGGCCACCGACACGCTCGACAACAGTCAAGACGCGTCCACGCAAAATCGGCTGTACGACTTTCCTAAGAGTTTACACGTGGCCGACGAAATCGAAACCGAGAAAGTCGTAGAAAGTCGGCGCGAGGCAGAAGCGCACCGCGAACAGATTCGCGGGACGATCGAGGAATCGCGCGTGTCCGATACGATCGTGAAGGAGCGGAGTCTAGTCGATTCGGAGGACACTTTGGTCGACGAGAAATGCGTTACCAGTAAAATGAGTTCGACCGATGGAAAGGATAGATACGATCGAGCTAAACGATTGGTGAGGTCGTTGAAGTACGGACGAAAACGGTACGGGGAGTCGGATAGCTACGACGCGGGAATCGCCTCCATGTCGGGATCTTATTCCGATCCTGAATGCTCCAACGACACCCTCTCGAGTAACTCACCGAGATGGAAGAACGGACGTCAGAAG AAACACCGATTTGGGAAAGCATGGGATAAAATGAGAAATTGGTTACGGGACGAGACGACGAGGATCAACGAGGTGGTGAACAAGCACGCCAGGTTGCAGGCTGTCGGTGCTTTAACCGGAGAAGCTCGTGTTCCCTCGAAGAATAGCAGCGCGTCTTACGATCTGACCAAAGCCAGTACTCAAGAACTCGGATCGATCACTAAGGTGGAGGAGTTCGGTTTGGCATCGGTCTCGGAAGAGAACGCGATACGTTCGTCGGAAGATAGTGATATTACTTTGATAAAGACGAGCAAGAGTTCGAATAATTTAAGACAAGTTGTTGGTAGTTCGAACGACGTCTTCCAAGAGGAGGGGAAAGAGAAAATTGTTCCGATTTCCTCTTACAGTATGGACAAACTGTGCTCCGATACGGAACACGAAGAGCACGCGATCGTAGAGATCGAGAACAACAGGGATCATGCTCGGAAAGCAGGTCTGATTAAGAGGAGAATGCTGGGGTCAATCAGAGGGTTAATGGCCTCTACTCATCTACTGCACGTTCACGAGCCCGAAGAG GGTGGACAAGGCGGTTTCGAGGATGTTCGACGGTACGTGAAACAAGGCGGGGATTTCTGCAAGGAATTGGCGTCGATACTTCACGAAAG AGCGGAACTGGAAGCTAATTATGCCAAAGGGCTCAGCAAACTGAGCATTAAATTAACGAAGGCGTGCGCGAAGGATCAAG GTGGTAACAGCGCCGGAGGTGTGAACGAGGCATGGAGATGCGTCGGCGAGGAGATGGAAGCTGCTGCGGAAGCCCACAGGATCTGGGGATTAACGCTCGGCGAGCAACTTGCCAAACCCCTGCGA GTGGGCGTAGCAGAGGCTCAAGGACGCTCGAGGAAATCCATCGAGAATTCCGTTGACAAGGCGGGGAAAAGTCTTCACGAGTGGCGAAATGTCGCGACGAAAAGTAAGAAACAAAGTTTCGCTAGCGCGAGAGAAAACGAGAGGTTGCAGGATCTGGCTCGGTTACAATCGATCAGCCAGAGCCAGCAGAGCAACAACAAATCCTCGAACCATCATATGACGGAGAAGGAGGCGAGCAAACTCGAGGCGAGGAGGAGAAAGGCCGAGGACTCGTCTCGTAGGGCGGATACCGAGTTTTACACGGTGAGCGTGAGAGCCGAGAGAGCCAGGCTCGAATACGAAAGTACCATGAGGAAGGGGGCTAAACAAATGGAACTCCTCGAGGAAGAACGACTGAGCGCTCTAAAAGATTTAGCCAACGTTTATCTGGCTCACCTGCAAGCTCTGGCTCCCCGTCTGCAacag AGTGCAGACCGTTTGGCAGCTCCAGTACGCAACTGCAACGTGTCTCAAGACATTGAGATCCTGAAGAATCTTATTCGCAGAGTAGAGAGCAACGACGGATGCAATTCCGATCAATTGCTCCCTGATTTCTACGCCGAGCACGTTACCCTAGCGATGAACAGAGAGCGTCGAAAGCAGGCGTTAGTAAGAGTTCTTCATCTAATCAGGCAGGACTTGGATCGCGAAAGACGCGGCAGAGAGGGCCTGGAAACTCTCCACAGAGCTTTCGTCGCGACACCGGCATTCGCGGCTGACGAAAGCACGCAGAATGTCACGGAGAAACTACATCAT ATGCGATCCATGTTGTTGTATCTAGAAGCGGCGAGGTACAAAGTTGGAGGCACCTTGGCGGAAGTGGAAGGTAGTAAACGCGGTAAACATCCGTTAGCCGAGCACATTTTGGTTTCCAGGGATAAACAGGGTCTGCAACAAAGTGTCCTTAAA ATTCCTTCGTGGGCAAAGAACGAATCGTTCGAGATTCAAGACGACGAGGACGAGATAGATGTTCATTTGTCGAAAACAGATCACGACACTGACAGCCGTCACTGGGCCGATCGAACGGCCGGGGACGGAAACTCCGAGAACCCACCCGATGAAGATGACTTCAGCGACTTCGACGAGTTCAGCAGTCATTCCGAGGACAATAACAATCAAGACGTGGACGCTGCCGAAACGACGAGCAAATCTGATGGAACGGAACAGTGTAGGGCGATCTATCAGTACTCGGCGAACTTGAACGACGAGCTTAGCTTGAACCCCGGAGACTTGATAACGGTGCATCAGAAGCAACCGGATGGTTGGTGGATAGGCGAGTGTAGAGGACGAACTGGAATATTTCCCGCCACCTACGTTCAAGTTATTCACTGA
- the p23 gene encoding cytosolic prostaglandin E synthase isoform X1, with product MTQEGQLPPPPVMWAQRRDILFVTICLEDCKDPVINIEPQMIYFKGVGGTEQKMHEVTINLYGEIVPNRTVQNLRGRTFELILIKKEEGPYWPRLTKEKTKAHWLKSDFNKWKDEDDSDDEGGMEGSGNDLEEMMRQMGGLGGSGDSKPIFDDLDDLGDEGEGMDSDDDDLPDLVD from the exons ATGACTCAAGAAGGCCA gTTGCCTCCCCCGCCTGTTATGTGGGCCCAGAGGAGAGATATCTTATTCGTTACCATCTGTCTAGAAGATTGTAAAGATCCTGTTATTAACATCGAACCACAAATGATATATTTTAAGGGAGTGGGTGGAACAGAACAAAAAATGCATGAAGTTACAATTAATCTATATGGAGAAATTGTTCCAAACAGAACAGTTCAGAATTTGAGAGGAAGGACTTTTGAATTAATTCTTATCAAAAAAGAAGAAGGCCCATACTGGCCAAGATTAACAAAGGAAAAGACGAAAGCTCATTGGCTAAAAAGTGATTTCAATAAGTGGAAAGATGAAGATGATAGCGATGATGAAGGTGGTATGGAAGGAAGTGGCAATGATTTAGAAGAA ATGATGCGACAGATGGGTGGTCTAGGAGGTTCCGGAGACAGTAAACCAATCTTTGATGATTTAGATGATTTGGGAGACGAAGGAGAAGGAATGGACAGCGATGATGATGATTTACCTGATCTGGTTGATTGA
- the p23 gene encoding cytosolic prostaglandin E synthase isoform X2, whose product MLPPPPVMWAQRRDILFVTICLEDCKDPVINIEPQMIYFKGVGGTEQKMHEVTINLYGEIVPNRTVQNLRGRTFELILIKKEEGPYWPRLTKEKTKAHWLKSDFNKWKDEDDSDDEGGMEGSGNDLEEMMRQMGGLGGSGDSKPIFDDLDDLGDEGEGMDSDDDDLPDLVD is encoded by the exons at gTTGCCTCCCCCGCCTGTTATGTGGGCCCAGAGGAGAGATATCTTATTCGTTACCATCTGTCTAGAAGATTGTAAAGATCCTGTTATTAACATCGAACCACAAATGATATATTTTAAGGGAGTGGGTGGAACAGAACAAAAAATGCATGAAGTTACAATTAATCTATATGGAGAAATTGTTCCAAACAGAACAGTTCAGAATTTGAGAGGAAGGACTTTTGAATTAATTCTTATCAAAAAAGAAGAAGGCCCATACTGGCCAAGATTAACAAAGGAAAAGACGAAAGCTCATTGGCTAAAAAGTGATTTCAATAAGTGGAAAGATGAAGATGATAGCGATGATGAAGGTGGTATGGAAGGAAGTGGCAATGATTTAGAAGAA ATGATGCGACAGATGGGTGGTCTAGGAGGTTCCGGAGACAGTAAACCAATCTTTGATGATTTAGATGATTTGGGAGACGAAGGAGAAGGAATGGACAGCGATGATGATGATTTACCTGATCTGGTTGATTGA
- the LOC117607329 gene encoding INO80 complex subunit C isoform X1 yields MVNEETVEFSKKSQPIFKNPVFQQKFRSTSTTGKKRTWRSLKQVLAQERILPWPAEVVHYSSINAPPSFRPAKKYSDISGLPARYTDPQTKLYYATAEEFATVRSLPMDITAGYLALRGASSIVG; encoded by the exons ATGGTGAACGAAGAAACGGTGGAGTTTAGTAAGAAGTCTCAACCGATTTTTAAAAATCCAGTTTTCCAACAAAAATTTCGATCCACTAGTACCACTGGAAAGAAACGTACTTGGCGTTCTTTGAAGCAAGTCTTGGCTCAAGAGCGTATTCTACCGTGGCCGGCAGAAGTAGTGCATT acagcTCTATTAATGCACCGCCAAGCTTCAGGCCAGCAAAAAAATACTCGGATATTTCTGGTCTACCC GCACGGTACACAGATCCACAGACTAAATTATATTATGCAACTGCAGAAGAATTTGCAACAGTTCGAAGTTTGCCAATGGATATAACTGCTGGATATCTGGCGTTACGCGGCGCTTCCAGTATTGTTGGATGA
- the LOC117607329 gene encoding uncharacterized protein LOC117607329 isoform X2: MQNQMKYSQVLCHHAILCLIEPSKRAVVLFEDDLSTVIEKYLLHGYKYNFESQRDSEDCYIALLILSQWAKVLVNDMNTIMMQTICGILGCDVQKILVLYNPEEI, from the exons atgcaaaatcaaatgaaatataGTCAAGTTCTTTGCCATCATGCAATTTTATGTCTGATCGAGCCCAGCAAAAGAGCAGTTGTTTTATTTGAAGATGATCTATCAACtgtcattgaaaaatatttattacatggGTATAAGTATAATTTTGAATCTCAAag agATTCAGAAGACTGCTACATTGCCTTACTTATTTTGAGTCAATGGGCTAAAGTTTTAGTTAATGATATGAACACAATTATGATGCAAACAATTTGTGGTATATTGGGATGTGATGTACAAAAGATATTAGTTTTATATAATCCAGAAGAAATATGA
- the Tpi gene encoding triose phosphate isomerase, producing MGRKFFVGGNWKMNGLKTEIDGIVAFLKAGPLDPNVELVVGVPSIYLTYTKSILPSNISIAGQNAYKVAKGAFTGEISPAMLMDNGIPWVILGHSERRNVFGETDELVAEKVAHALESGLKVIACIGEKLEEREAGKTEEVVFRQTKAIADKIKSWDNVIVAYEPVWAIGTGKTATPEQAQEVHLKLREWFSKNVNPTVAENVRIIYGGSVTAGNAKDLAKEKDIDGFLVGGASLKPDFVQIVNAKQ from the exons ATGGGTCGTAAATTTTTTGTCGGTGGTAATTGGAAAATGAATGGGCTCAAAACTGAAATAGATGGTATTGTTGCTTTCTTAAAAGCAGGCCCGCTCGACCCAAATGTTG AACTTGTTGTTGGAGTTCCATCAATATATTTAACATACACGAAGAGCATATTACCTAGCAATATTAGCATTGCTGGACAAAATGCATACAAGGTTGCAAAAGGAGCATTTACTGGAGAAATAAGTCCTGCTATGCTTATGGACAATGGAATTCCATGGGTAATTCTTGGACATTCTGAACGTAGAAATGTTTTTGGAGAAACTGATGAATTAGTTGCAGAAAAAGTAGCTCATGCTTTGGAAAGTGGACTTAAG GTAATTGCATGTATTGGAGAAAAATTGGAGGAACGTGAAGCTGGTAAAACAGAGGAAGTAGTCTTTAGACAGACAAAAGCCATTGCAGATAAAATCAAATCATGGGATAATGTAATTGTTGCTTATGAACCAGTATGGGCAATCGGTACAGGCAAAACAGCTACACCCGAACAAGCTCAAGAAGTTCACTTAAAATTAAGAGAATGGTTCAGTAAAAATGTTAATCCAACTGTAGCAGAAAATGTTAGAATTATTTATGGAGGTTCAGTAACAGCAGGAAATGCAAAGGATTTAGCAAAAGAAAAAGACATTGATGGATTTTTAGTTGGAGGAGCATCTTTGAAACCTGACTTTGTACAGATTGTTAATGCTAAGCAGTAA
- the mRpL20 gene encoding mitochondrial ribosomal protein L20, translated as MVFLSARLFPRSRGPDEFWRKRQIFKLAAHYIGRRRNCYSIAIRTVTRALVYATKGRKLKKEDMKELWEGRINAAAHEHGINFKTLMEGLTRSNIFLNRKSLSTLAVWEPRTFKSLSDIACAKAKLGGVKGVANNTMPKTVICKGLIDELD; from the exons ATGGTATTTCTAAGTGCACGGTTATTTCCAAGATCTCGTGGCCCTGATGAATTTTGGCGGAAACGCCAGATATTTAAACTTGCTGCT CATTAtattggaagaagaagaaattgttACAGTATAGCTATAAGAACTGTAACAAGAGCATTGGTATACGCTACAAAGGGAAGGAAACTTAAAAAGGAGGATATGAAGGAG CTTTGGGAAGGTAGAATAAATGCTGCTGCACATGAACATggtattaattttaaaactttaatGGAAGGATTAACTAGATCTAACATTTTCCTAAATCGCAAATCATTGTCAACTTTGGCTGTTTGGGAACCAAGAACATTTAAATCTTTATCTGACATTGCTTGTGCAAAAGCAAAACTAGGAGGTGTCAAGGGTGTTGCCAATAATACTATGCCTAAAACTGTTATATGTAAAGGACTAATCGACGAATTGGATTAA